The following proteins are encoded in a genomic region of Haloarcula marina:
- a CDS encoding SWIM zinc finger family protein: MSNAHSPTNPLSKLDFTTRVAKRAQYEAFEFDLLGEQIRVRNGSYADPENHEYLVRIEDGIPVSCTCPADEHFEGACKHRVGVAIRRPLVDLVTDVQLRADGGDSIQPSTARERSNSNRALPESTADSEPGTDDCECDGLPDSVPCWPCYRDGRKTFE, translated from the coding sequence ATGTCGAACGCACATTCACCGACGAATCCACTCTCAAAGTTGGATTTTACCACCCGTGTCGCAAAGCGCGCCCAGTACGAAGCCTTCGAGTTCGACCTCCTCGGCGAACAGATTCGTGTCCGAAACGGGAGTTACGCCGACCCCGAAAATCACGAATATCTCGTCCGTATCGAAGACGGCATCCCAGTGTCTTGTACCTGCCCGGCCGACGAGCATTTTGAGGGGGCGTGTAAGCACCGCGTCGGCGTCGCGATTCGCCGACCGCTCGTCGACCTCGTCACCGATGTCCAACTCCGAGCCGACGGCGGCGACTCCATCCAACCATCAACCGCGAGAGAAAGGTCGAACAGCAACCGGGCACTACCCGAATCAACAGCGGACAGCGAACCAGGCACAGACGACTGTGAGTGTGACGGGCTCCCGGATTCAGTGCCGTGTTGGCCTTGTTACCGCGATGGGCGAAAGACCTTCGAGTGA
- a CDS encoding ATP-binding protein, translating into MAFYDRDSELAALEDAFESPGHDFYVVYGRRRVGKTELLKKFCSDQPHIYFLAAQEAEHRQREKFIEKIATHFEDRIPRIEGWDEALDYLGEHLDTDECIVVIDEFPYLIEENDSLPSYIQSFVDEQLQDTNSMLVLCGSSVSTMESEVLGHESPLYGRRTGQIDLQPFSFQQAREAIAYDIEDAIRSFAVTGGTPMYLTLFEYDQSLGENIQTRILSPMAVLYTEPEFLLRTELRNPARYKSILEAVATGHTTPNEIAGATGIDSGPLSKYLQTLRRLRLIGRDVPVTASPKQSKRSRYRVADEFLRFWFRFVEPNRSSIEEAPRIVYDGTIEPNLPDHVATTFEVVCQEVVWEAIRRSELGPYSEVGRWWYGEDEIDIVGLAPDDDRILLAECKWTSDPVGHALASQLREKAERVRWGPDTRDEEFALFSKSGFADGLKDELDDDWSLFDLTAVEKCFSSKG; encoded by the coding sequence ATGGCCTTCTACGATCGAGATTCCGAACTCGCTGCTCTGGAGGATGCATTTGAGTCCCCAGGTCACGACTTCTACGTGGTCTACGGGCGTCGCCGCGTCGGGAAGACAGAACTCCTCAAGAAGTTTTGTTCGGACCAGCCACACATCTACTTTCTCGCAGCACAAGAGGCCGAGCATCGCCAACGCGAAAAGTTCATCGAGAAGATCGCTACTCATTTCGAAGACCGCATTCCCCGAATCGAGGGGTGGGACGAAGCCCTCGATTATCTCGGCGAGCACCTCGACACAGACGAGTGTATCGTCGTCATCGACGAGTTCCCGTATCTCATCGAAGAGAACGATTCACTACCGTCCTATATCCAGTCCTTCGTCGACGAGCAACTTCAGGACACAAACTCGATGCTCGTCCTGTGTGGATCCAGTGTGAGTACGATGGAATCGGAGGTACTCGGCCATGAGAGCCCGCTGTACGGTCGTCGGACGGGACAGATAGACCTCCAACCGTTTTCGTTCCAGCAGGCTCGCGAGGCCATCGCCTACGATATCGAGGATGCAATCAGATCGTTTGCGGTCACCGGTGGAACGCCGATGTATCTCACCCTCTTCGAGTACGACCAATCTCTCGGTGAGAACATCCAGACACGAATTCTCTCCCCAATGGCCGTTCTCTATACCGAACCCGAGTTCTTGCTCCGGACTGAGCTTCGCAACCCCGCTCGGTATAAGAGCATCCTCGAGGCAGTCGCGACCGGGCACACGACACCCAACGAGATCGCGGGTGCAACCGGAATCGATTCGGGACCGCTATCGAAGTATCTCCAGACGCTCCGTCGCTTACGATTGATCGGCCGCGACGTACCCGTAACTGCCTCACCAAAGCAATCGAAGCGCTCACGCTACCGAGTTGCTGATGAGTTCCTCCGATTCTGGTTTCGCTTCGTCGAACCGAACCGCTCCAGTATCGAAGAAGCCCCACGTATCGTCTACGACGGGACAATCGAGCCGAACCTTCCCGACCACGTCGCGACGACCTTCGAGGTCGTGTGCCAAGAAGTCGTCTGGGAGGCGATTCGACGTAGCGAACTCGGACCCTATTCGGAAGTCGGCCGGTGGTGGTACGGAGAAGACGAAATCGATATCGTCGGGCTGGCTCCCGATGACGACCGCATTCTCCTCGCAGAGTGTAAATGGACAAGTGATCCTGTCGGCCATGCACTGGCTTCACAATTACGCGAGAAAGCTGAGCGCGTCCGATGGGGGCCTGACACACGAGACGAGGAGTTCGCCTTATTCTCGAAGAGTGGCTTTGCCGACGGCCTAAAGGACGAACTGGACGATGATTGGTCGCTGTTTGACCTCACCGCGGTCGAGAAGTGTTTTTCCTCAAAGGGCTAA
- a CDS encoding transcription initiation factor IIB: MSSSKPYTDGFDEDPDTDLRGACPECTGAVAVDGGERACTDCGLVINGHGLAYGNRPRWSEDGPDTRRTGAPLTPARHDDGLSSEIGRGGDANGNPLSARKRRQIRRLRREHTRGRFRSKAEQNLAFACGEIARIVGAIDLKRDIREFASRLFRRAQNRGLIRGRSLEGFAAASVFAACRCRGIQRSAAEIASVAQCNGETLLNDYRTLNVELQLETTLQKPDQLLPGIASTLELERTVANRARELIREAESAGIANGRRPAGVVAAAIYLAGKDFGDGRTQREIADAAGVSTVTLRQRMYDLEETGE, translated from the coding sequence ATGAGTAGTTCTAAACCCTACACAGACGGTTTCGATGAGGATCCAGATACCGACCTTCGCGGTGCGTGTCCTGAATGCACGGGTGCAGTCGCGGTCGACGGCGGCGAACGAGCGTGTACCGACTGTGGCCTCGTCATCAACGGACACGGCCTGGCTTACGGCAATCGGCCGCGGTGGTCCGAAGACGGCCCGGATACGCGACGGACGGGCGCACCCTTAACGCCAGCCAGACACGACGATGGCCTCTCCAGCGAAATCGGGCGCGGTGGCGACGCGAACGGGAACCCACTCTCAGCACGAAAGCGTCGGCAGATACGCCGACTGCGCCGCGAACACACTCGCGGACGGTTCCGGTCGAAAGCCGAGCAGAACCTCGCATTCGCCTGTGGCGAGATTGCCAGAATCGTCGGCGCAATCGACCTGAAACGCGACATTCGTGAATTCGCCAGCCGCCTGTTTCGCCGCGCACAGAACCGCGGTCTCATCCGAGGGCGTTCACTCGAGGGCTTTGCGGCGGCGAGCGTCTTCGCAGCCTGTCGGTGTCGGGGCATCCAACGGTCGGCGGCCGAGATTGCGTCCGTCGCCCAATGTAACGGAGAAACCCTGTTGAACGACTATCGAACGTTGAATGTCGAACTCCAGTTAGAGACGACCCTCCAGAAACCCGACCAACTCCTTCCGGGAATTGCATCCACGCTGGAACTGGAACGTACTGTGGCTAATCGGGCACGAGAACTCATCCGAGAAGCCGAGTCAGCAGGCATCGCCAACGGTCGTCGTCCCGCAGGCGTGGTTGCCGCGGCGATCTATCTCGCGGGAAAAGATTTCGGCGACGGACGGACCCAACGAGAGATAGCCGACGCCGCGGGCGTCTCGACGGTGACGCTTCGTCAGCGAATGTACGATTTGGAGGAGACAGGCGAATGA
- a CDS encoding NAD(P)-dependent alcohol dehydrogenase, with protein MSTTERTTGSDTRMKAVTANEYGGPEVLRLDTVPRPTPEPEEVLIRVRASTVGPANSAMREGRPFPVRFFSGLRRPTSIPGDAFAGEIAAVGRDVTRFAVDDRVFGTIAPESGTHAEYVCVPEEGTLELTPADVSDAEAAAVADNGLTAMLFLRDVADLQPGQSILINGASGGIGTFTVQLAAHVGAEVTGVCSTRNVDLVRSLGADAVIDYTTTDVVGTGETYDVIFDAVGKGSFAQFEDALNPGGLYMTTVPSIGILLDMVRTRLVGEKRAVFAATGMKSAGVRKKYLRELRALLDAGEIHSVIGRRYPVVEIVEAHRYVDTGHKRGTAVVTID; from the coding sequence ATGAGTACCACCGAACGAACGACCGGGAGCGACACCAGAATGAAAGCCGTAACGGCCAACGAGTACGGTGGCCCCGAGGTCCTCCGACTCGACACCGTGCCGAGACCCACCCCGGAGCCTGAGGAGGTCTTGATCCGTGTTCGTGCGTCCACCGTCGGACCGGCCAACTCAGCCATGCGCGAGGGTCGACCGTTTCCCGTCCGCTTTTTCAGCGGCCTCCGACGACCCACGTCCATCCCGGGGGACGCGTTCGCCGGAGAGATCGCGGCCGTTGGCAGGGACGTCACGCGCTTTGCCGTCGATGACCGGGTGTTCGGGACCATCGCTCCCGAGTCGGGCACACACGCCGAGTACGTCTGTGTCCCCGAAGAGGGCACGCTCGAACTGACGCCCGCGGACGTGAGCGACGCGGAGGCCGCTGCCGTCGCCGACAATGGTCTCACGGCCATGCTGTTCCTTCGGGACGTAGCCGACCTCCAGCCCGGCCAGTCCATCCTGATCAACGGCGCCTCGGGCGGAATCGGGACGTTCACCGTCCAGCTCGCCGCCCACGTCGGCGCCGAGGTCACGGGCGTCTGCAGTACCCGGAACGTCGACCTCGTGCGATCGCTGGGCGCCGACGCAGTCATCGACTATACGACCACCGACGTGGTCGGGACAGGCGAGACTTACGACGTTATCTTCGATGCCGTGGGCAAGGGGTCGTTCGCGCAATTCGAGGACGCGCTGAATCCGGGCGGGCTGTATATGACGACCGTCCCTTCGATAGGGATTCTCCTCGACATGGTGCGGACGAGGCTTGTCGGTGAGAAGCGAGCCGTCTTCGCGGCCACGGGGATGAAGTCAGCGGGCGTGCGGAAGAAGTACCTCAGGGAGCTCCGAGCGCTCCTCGACGCCGGAGAGATTCATTCGGTGATCGGGCGGCGATATCCAGTCGTGGAGATCGTTGAGGCGCATCGCTACGTCGACACTGGACACAAGCGCGGGACGGCCGTGGTCACGATCGACTGA
- a CDS encoding twin-arginine translocation signal domain-containing protein yields the protein MKPNDETTVLERSRSTATRQSRRRFLQTVAVGSGVGLAGCLSRGAERDGQQGTAESEAIADLSFEGEDLVLTATEGFHGSELHVVDPTETVWAKTSTEHTTGKARIPLLDVDSFDDDNHYTPGTFQFVFDPRESESYTEHVELVPKISVIRVEQFGKETPLGFGRIAIAMQNSGTGPTWISDITYEGAPNYAANDEVSTNTFPSLHGIEKPTDAILQPQSSQTYLSRQVPLRFLSEEQDCSPEDFSMILVVSTPRSDLLRYKIEATKGGKPGSVSLIDAYVCSDVQLTLHDEVA from the coding sequence ATGAAACCGAACGACGAAACCACAGTACTAGAACGCTCACGCTCGACGGCCACACGACAATCACGCCGACGGTTTCTTCAGACTGTCGCGGTCGGTAGTGGTGTCGGACTTGCAGGCTGTCTCTCACGCGGTGCGGAGCGAGATGGTCAACAGGGAACTGCAGAGTCAGAAGCGATTGCAGACCTCTCGTTCGAGGGAGAAGACCTCGTCCTCACTGCGACAGAGGGTTTTCACGGGAGCGAACTCCACGTCGTCGACCCGACTGAGACGGTGTGGGCGAAGACGTCGACCGAGCATACGACCGGGAAAGCACGGATTCCGTTGTTGGATGTAGACAGCTTCGATGATGACAATCACTATACACCGGGGACGTTCCAGTTCGTCTTCGATCCGCGAGAATCGGAGTCGTACACTGAACACGTCGAGTTGGTTCCGAAAATCTCAGTTATTCGTGTTGAACAGTTCGGAAAAGAAACGCCACTTGGTTTTGGCCGAATTGCAATCGCGATGCAGAACAGTGGGACTGGCCCAACATGGATATCAGATATAACCTATGAAGGGGCACCCAACTATGCAGCGAACGATGAAGTTTCGACGAATACGTTTCCATCGTTGCATGGGATAGAGAAGCCCACTGACGCGATTCTACAGCCACAGTCGAGTCAGACGTATCTTTCACGGCAAGTCCCCCTTCGGTTTCTTAGTGAGGAGCAAGACTGCTCTCCAGAAGACTTCTCGATGATTCTCGTGGTCAGCACTCCCCGATCCGATTTGCTTCGTTACAAAATAGAAGCCACGAAAGGTGGCAAACCGGGGTCAGTGAGCCTCATTGATGCCTATGTGTGTTCTGATGTCCAACTAACGCTACATGACGAGGTCGCATGA
- a CDS encoding VirB4 family type IV secretion system protein yields MAATPTNGSPEGSVESQDDSESGTSTEPRTTDDIDVSYPPSIKALPDLGDIHASLIGPSGIETNPNSVRVGETWVRSRWIAEYPETPMDGFLERLYAAPETRETDISIHVDPRDTEATLHSLENHMEELEADVEYLEEKRRAGARGLQKDLEDYRDLYDTLRNSSMQAFDVATYLTSRADDRDSLSGSAVRKTARQPPANLTPVTPRWQQLQTLISTSPIGENRLEASLSTQTPMLAGAVGAMFPFVSGAFAEPGIEYGTYALNESPLILDRFARETGYCTMVIGKLGAGKSFSTKLQLVRRAMYDPETVLIMLDPLRGFAGVNDALGGECVTVGGTRGFNPLELQPTPADVLASVPDLDPWAEQISWAMSFFETFFAHVANNPLDERKQTLRRAVQETYERAGITRDPGTHSKPSPTIRDLIETLEELLASPAAFGYTTEGEQTSVEADAQSLLKDLRPSFRQGGDLSNLARPTEFDLDANVIYLDLHQEEGARGRTETSLMMQVLFNAVYERAKQTEKRVIFAIDEAHYLMGDSTSLDFLETAVRHSRHYDLSLHFITQTGGEFALTPEARTIASLCSMTLIHRVNEEAEKLAEWFDLSEREVNWVRTAKAGNEEDGYSEALLGIDEEGWFPLRVRASAFEVEAIDGGAA; encoded by the coding sequence ATGGCAGCGACGCCGACGAATGGGAGTCCTGAGGGTTCGGTCGAGTCGCAGGACGATTCGGAGTCTGGCACATCGACGGAGCCTCGTACAACGGACGATATCGACGTTTCGTACCCTCCCTCGATCAAAGCCCTCCCTGATCTCGGCGATATTCACGCCTCGCTCATCGGACCGTCCGGTATCGAGACGAACCCAAACAGCGTCCGCGTCGGCGAGACGTGGGTGCGCTCGCGATGGATTGCGGAGTATCCAGAGACACCGATGGACGGCTTTCTCGAACGACTGTATGCCGCCCCGGAGACGCGAGAGACCGATATCTCGATTCACGTCGACCCGCGAGACACAGAGGCGACACTTCACTCGCTGGAAAACCATATGGAGGAGTTAGAGGCGGATGTCGAATACTTAGAAGAGAAACGCCGCGCCGGTGCCCGCGGCCTCCAGAAAGATCTCGAAGATTATCGCGACCTCTACGATACGCTCAGGAATAGCTCCATGCAGGCCTTCGATGTCGCGACGTATCTGACGAGTCGCGCCGACGACCGTGATTCCCTTTCGGGAAGTGCCGTCCGAAAGACCGCCAGACAGCCCCCGGCCAATCTCACCCCCGTGACGCCGCGCTGGCAGCAACTCCAGACGCTCATCTCCACGAGCCCTATCGGCGAGAACAGACTGGAGGCGTCGCTCTCGACGCAGACACCTATGCTCGCGGGTGCGGTCGGCGCGATGTTTCCATTCGTCTCCGGGGCGTTTGCCGAACCCGGTATCGAATACGGGACGTATGCACTGAATGAGAGCCCGCTGATTCTGGATCGCTTTGCGCGTGAGACTGGGTATTGTACGATGGTCATCGGGAAGCTCGGGGCGGGGAAATCCTTCTCGACGAAGCTCCAGTTAGTTCGCCGGGCAATGTACGACCCCGAGACGGTGCTCATCATGCTCGATCCTCTGCGCGGGTTCGCGGGCGTGAACGACGCACTCGGTGGGGAATGCGTGACTGTTGGCGGGACGCGCGGGTTCAACCCGCTGGAATTGCAACCGACGCCCGCCGACGTACTGGCGTCGGTCCCAGACCTCGATCCGTGGGCCGAGCAGATTTCGTGGGCGATGTCCTTTTTCGAGACATTCTTCGCACACGTCGCGAACAATCCACTTGACGAGCGCAAGCAAACGCTCAGACGCGCAGTCCAAGAGACCTACGAGCGAGCAGGGATTACGCGCGATCCGGGGACACATTCGAAGCCGTCGCCAACGATTCGCGACCTCATCGAGACACTTGAGGAACTGCTCGCCTCACCAGCGGCGTTCGGATACACCACCGAGGGCGAGCAAACGAGCGTCGAAGCCGACGCCCAATCACTCCTGAAAGACCTTCGGCCCTCTTTCCGCCAAGGCGGGGATTTGTCGAATCTCGCACGGCCGACGGAGTTCGACCTCGATGCGAACGTTATCTATCTGGATCTCCATCAAGAAGAAGGCGCTCGCGGTCGCACCGAGACGAGTCTGATGATGCAGGTGCTGTTCAACGCCGTGTATGAGCGGGCGAAACAGACCGAGAAACGCGTGATCTTCGCGATTGACGAAGCGCACTATCTGATGGGAGATTCGACCTCGCTCGACTTTCTGGAGACGGCTGTGCGACACTCGCGACATTACGACCTCTCGTTGCACTTCATCACCCAGACCGGCGGCGAGTTCGCGCTGACGCCTGAAGCCCGGACGATTGCAAGTCTCTGTTCAATGACGCTGATTCACCGCGTGAACGAGGAGGCCGAGAAGTTGGCCGAATGGTTCGACCTGAGCGAGCGTGAGGTGAACTGGGTCCGGACGGCGAAAGCCGGGAACGAAGAGGATGGGTATTCGGAAGCATTGTTGGGTATCGACGAAGAGGGATGGTTCCCGTTGCGGGTCCGGGCGAGCGCGTTCGAGGTGGAAGCTATTGATGGAGGTGCTGCGTGA
- a CDS encoding Cdc6/Cdc18 family protein, producing MEHRDNDDEDNIFSTGSIFANRELVRIGHVPELSRIVGRDNEVRALGQALGPATIGGPPETTTIYGKTGTGKSLVARCVTREAKLEAERNDVAFQFAYVDCSDYRTDAQASREMAHSLASNLNINGDVPQSGLAAADYRDITWKTLKYNNVNSFVVILDEIDTLDDDELLRSLSRAKESGKASAYIGVICISNKVEFRDRLNERLNSSLQDKELIFDPYDAGQLREILNSRADAFEEDVLEEEVIPKVAALAARAHGDARKAIDTLYEAGRLAETAREQTVTSTHVDEAVERAAINRFQSLIEGTTPHVKYILHALAVLTVETPKTDVFRTHRIYNVYSNFADEDGAEPLSEERVYRLLKEQSFLGITESNHTGGGRGEGSYLEHRLLQDPEIVLQALGRAKTD from the coding sequence ATGGAACACAGAGACAATGACGACGAAGACAACATTTTCTCGACGGGGTCAATCTTCGCGAATCGAGAGCTTGTTCGTATCGGACACGTCCCGGAGTTATCACGTATCGTTGGGCGAGATAACGAGGTGAGAGCACTTGGACAGGCGCTCGGCCCAGCCACCATTGGTGGTCCACCCGAGACGACGACAATCTACGGGAAGACGGGGACGGGAAAATCACTCGTTGCCCGGTGTGTCACCCGGGAAGCCAAATTGGAAGCTGAACGGAACGATGTCGCCTTCCAGTTTGCCTACGTCGATTGTTCGGACTACCGAACCGATGCACAGGCCAGTCGGGAGATGGCCCACAGTCTCGCATCGAATCTGAACATTAACGGCGATGTTCCCCAATCCGGTCTCGCAGCTGCAGACTATCGCGATATAACTTGGAAGACACTCAAGTATAATAATGTCAATTCGTTTGTCGTCATTCTCGACGAGATCGACACATTGGATGACGACGAGTTACTACGGAGTCTCTCTCGCGCCAAAGAGAGTGGCAAAGCAAGTGCGTACATCGGGGTTATCTGTATCAGCAACAAAGTCGAATTCAGAGACCGACTGAACGAGCGTCTAAACTCCAGTTTGCAGGATAAGGAACTCATCTTCGATCCTTACGACGCAGGGCAACTCCGAGAAATACTGAATAGTCGGGCAGACGCATTTGAGGAGGATGTTCTGGAGGAAGAGGTTATTCCAAAGGTCGCAGCACTCGCCGCAAGAGCACACGGTGATGCCAGAAAAGCAATCGACACACTGTACGAGGCAGGTCGCTTAGCAGAAACAGCGAGGGAACAGACAGTCACATCAACACACGTCGATGAAGCAGTCGAACGTGCAGCGATCAATCGATTCCAATCACTCATTGAGGGGACGACTCCGCATGTCAAATATATCCTTCATGCACTGGCTGTACTGACCGTCGAGACACCGAAGACAGACGTTTTTCGCACGCATCGTATCTACAACGTCTATTCGAACTTTGCCGACGAAGACGGGGCAGAGCCACTCTCAGAAGAGCGTGTCTATCGGCTGCTGAAAGAGCAATCTTTCCTTGGAATCACCGAATCCAATCACACCGGTGGTGGACGTGGAGAAGGGAGCTATCTTGAACATCGGTTATTGCAGGACCCGGAAATCGTCCTCCAAGCACTTGGCCGCGCAAAGACAGATTAA
- a CDS encoding TRAM domain-containing protein, translating to MTEIPSSLRLLFETELERDGDRYVLPIPSELIDGGSISTDETYRIALLAAQEAGSDETASTPRQTIEKEETSSPSPSPSPTSEVQTPPVTEGETRSVTIDTLGDQGDGIAKVERGFIVIVPGTQPGDQAKVEITDVRDTVAFAEPIEDPTVR from the coding sequence ATGACTGAAATTCCATCCTCGCTGCGTCTGCTGTTCGAAACAGAACTCGAACGGGACGGTGACCGCTACGTACTGCCCATCCCGTCCGAACTCATTGACGGGGGCTCTATTTCGACCGACGAAACCTACCGGATCGCACTGTTGGCGGCACAGGAAGCAGGGTCCGACGAGACCGCGTCGACGCCACGACAGACGATTGAGAAGGAGGAGACATCGTCTCCGTCCCCGTCGCCGTCTCCGACTTCGGAGGTACAGACTCCACCGGTGACAGAAGGCGAGACTCGCTCGGTGACTATCGACACGCTGGGCGACCAAGGCGACGGCATCGCCAAGGTCGAACGCGGGTTCATCGTCATCGTCCCGGGCACGCAACCGGGCGACCAGGCGAAAGTCGAGATTACAGACGTTCGTGATACGGTCGCTTTCGCCGAGCCAATCGAGGACCCGACGGTCAGGTAA
- a CDS encoding DUF1616 domain-containing protein → MSSPSARDSKLWLLLPRSVRELPADLAATLALVVLTTLFATVPVVSETPIRVVFGLPLVLFLPGYALIAALFPEAGSPPDAAEENEINTGIDGIERVALSFGLSIAVVPLIGLALNFTPWGIRLAPILVGVGGFTTAATVIASLRRQALPEDERFSVPYREWVSDSHDALISPETRLDSALNILLVCSLLLASGSIVYAVAVPVQGESFSEFYLLTENDDGELVASGYPTELTVGESKELVVGVGNQENERTSYTIIVALQRIEAVDNETVVRESTDLARFSPTVADNETWHRPHEITPTTTGTNLRMTYLLYKDDPAPQRDIDSAYRSNYIWVNVTAQ, encoded by the coding sequence ATGAGCAGCCCGTCAGCGAGAGACTCGAAGCTCTGGCTACTTCTCCCACGTTCCGTCAGAGAGCTTCCTGCTGACTTGGCTGCTACGCTTGCTCTCGTCGTTCTCACGACGCTGTTTGCGACAGTACCGGTCGTCAGCGAGACGCCGATTCGAGTCGTCTTCGGACTGCCTCTTGTCCTGTTTCTACCCGGGTATGCCCTCATTGCAGCGCTGTTTCCTGAAGCCGGCTCGCCTCCGGACGCAGCAGAGGAAAATGAGATCAACACCGGTATCGACGGCATCGAGCGAGTCGCGCTCTCGTTCGGGTTGAGCATCGCAGTCGTCCCGCTGATTGGCCTAGCCTTGAACTTCACTCCGTGGGGGATTCGACTGGCTCCCATCCTCGTCGGTGTCGGTGGCTTCACCACGGCTGCGACCGTCATTGCTTCACTGCGCAGACAAGCACTCCCCGAAGACGAGCGATTCTCGGTCCCGTACCGAGAGTGGGTCTCTGATAGCCACGACGCGCTAATCTCGCCGGAAACACGTCTCGATTCCGCACTGAATATCTTGTTAGTTTGTAGCCTGTTACTGGCCTCTGGCTCTATCGTCTATGCTGTCGCTGTTCCAGTACAAGGCGAGTCGTTCAGCGAGTTCTATCTGCTAACGGAGAACGACGATGGCGAACTCGTCGCCAGTGGCTACCCGACCGAACTCACGGTTGGTGAGAGCAAGGAACTCGTCGTTGGTGTTGGTAACCAGGAGAACGAACGGACGAGTTACACCATCATTGTCGCGCTCCAGCGGATCGAAGCTGTCGACAACGAAACGGTCGTTAGAGAGTCAACCGATTTGGCTCGGTTCTCACCGACGGTTGCAGACAACGAGACGTGGCACCGGCCACACGAGATAACGCCGACCACGACGGGAACGAATCTCCGCATGACGTACCTGCTGTACAAGGATGACCCAGCACCACAGCGAGATATAGACTCGGCTTACCGGTCGAACTACATTTGGGTTAACGTTACTGCCCAGTAA
- a CDS encoding glycosyltransferase family 2 protein yields MTEATNQKHDASLVTARDRAVVVISVADDHVGEGVLTTILRAKEHGHYVFVYCKDRDSEIAEFTRQLDATVVEHDPNRPIQEHSRSLAREYGFPGIIHLESPGERLDFESSNARLQNSSEYIVPADIEYETESNLIIGIPAYNEEVGIGSIVLLAKSVASEVIVIDDGSSDDTVGVAKAAGATVIEHEENRGKGAAIQTLFETVREREFDTFVLLDGDGQHDPDEIPRIAEPIHDGKADLVIGSRYLDDSTEDETPAYRRVGQRILDILTLGPSKTRVTDSQSGFRALSPRAVDELAVTTDNFGVETEMIDLASRNDLSITERPIEARYEGIDGQTQNPLRHGLTVVIFILQLVRDRHPLLFFGLPGLVFLTIGAYYGIDAVLVFRNTGQFYPAKVLVSGFSTVIGAIGLFLGLVLNRISNMLEQLDESESQ; encoded by the coding sequence ATGACTGAGGCAACGAATCAGAAACACGACGCATCGCTCGTAACTGCCCGTGACCGGGCTGTCGTTGTGATTTCGGTGGCTGACGACCACGTGGGCGAGGGCGTTCTTACGACGATTCTTCGGGCCAAGGAACACGGCCACTACGTATTCGTTTACTGTAAGGACCGCGATTCGGAGATCGCCGAATTCACTCGGCAGCTTGATGCCACCGTTGTCGAGCACGACCCGAACCGACCTATCCAAGAGCACTCCCGGTCGCTTGCCCGCGAGTATGGTTTTCCCGGTATCATCCATCTCGAATCGCCCGGGGAACGTCTCGATTTCGAGTCTAGCAATGCCCGACTCCAGAACAGTTCCGAATACATCGTTCCGGCTGATATCGAGTACGAGACGGAGTCGAACCTGATTATCGGCATTCCGGCGTACAACGAGGAAGTTGGTATCGGTAGCATCGTCTTATTGGCAAAATCGGTCGCAAGCGAGGTAATCGTCATCGACGACGGGAGCTCCGACGACACCGTCGGGGTCGCGAAAGCAGCCGGTGCAACGGTCATCGAACACGAGGAAAACAGGGGAAAGGGTGCAGCTATCCAGACGCTGTTCGAGACTGTTCGTGAACGAGAGTTCGACACGTTTGTGTTGCTAGACGGGGACGGCCAGCACGACCCCGACGAAATTCCACGGATCGCAGAGCCGATACACGACGGTAAGGCTGACCTGGTCATCGGAAGCCGGTATCTCGACGACTCCACCGAGGATGAAACACCGGCCTATCGACGTGTCGGCCAGCGTATTCTGGATATCCTGACCCTCGGTCCGTCGAAAACGCGCGTGACTGACTCCCAGAGCGGTTTTCGGGCCTTGTCTCCCCGTGCAGTCGACGAACTGGCGGTTACGACGGACAACTTCGGGGTCGAGACGGAGATGATAGACCTCGCCTCCCGGAATGACCTGTCTATTACTGAACGGCCTATAGAGGCCCGTTACGAGGGCATTGACGGCCAGACTCAGAACCCGCTCCGGCATGGGCTGACGGTCGTCATTTTCATCCTTCAACTCGTTCGTGACCGCCATCCACTGCTGTTTTTCGGCCTCCCCGGACTGGTTTTCCTGACTATCGGAGCATATTACGGCATCGATGCCGTTCTTGTCTTCCGGAACACCGGTCAGTTCTATCCCGCGAAAGTGCTCGTTAGTGGCTTTTCGACAGTCATCGGGGCGATTGGACTGTTCCTCGGCCTCGTACTGAACCGTATAAGCAACATGCTCGAACAACTCGATGAGTCCGAGTCACAATGA